A window of Bufo gargarizans isolate SCDJY-AF-19 chromosome 9, ASM1485885v1, whole genome shotgun sequence contains these coding sequences:
- the YIF1B gene encoding protein YIF1B — MNRESSFRAPSKRRHRGSNPNMAGPHQLFDDTSAGPAPPGMEYHNHGSPALGIPTQAFLSEPMSNFAMAYGSSLATQGKEMVDKNIDRIIPVNKLKYYFAVDTVYVGKKIGLLLFPYIHQDWEVRYQQDIPVAPRLDVNAPDLYIPVMAFITYILVAGLALGTQNNFSPEILGMQASSALAWLIVEVFAVLLSLYLVTVNTDLTTVDLIAFSGYKYVGMISGVLSGLLFGKTGYYIVLSWCCVSIVFFMIRTLRLKILSEAAAEGVLVRGARNQLRMYLTMAIAAVQPLFMYWLTYHLVR, encoded by the exons ATGAACCGGGAGAGCAGCTTCAGGGCCC CTTCAAAGCGGCGCCATCGAGGCTCCAACCCCAACATGGCCGGTCCACATCAGCTATTCGATGACACAAGTGCCGGCCCAGCACCTCCTGGCATGGAGTACCACAACCATGGCTCCCCAGCTCTGGGCATCCCCACTCAAGCCTTTCTGTCAGAACCCATGTCCAACTTCGCCATGGCGTATGGAAGCAGCTTGGCTACCCAGGGCAAGGAGATGGTGGACAAAAAC ATCGACAGGATAATCCCAGTCAACAAGCTCAAGTATTATTTTGCGGTCGATACGGTTTATGTTGGAAAAAAGATCGGGCTGCTCCTCTTCCCCTACATTCACCAG GACTGGGAGGTCAGGTACCAGCAAGATATCCCCGTCGCGCCACGATTAGACGTCAATGCTCCGGACCTGTACATTCCAG TCATGGCTTTTATCACATATATTCTGGTTGCTGGGCTGGCTCTGGGAACACAGAACAA CTTTTCCCCGGAGATCTTGGGCATGCAGGCCAGCTCAGCCTTAGCCTGGCTCATCGTGGAGGTGTTCGCTGTCCTTCTCAGCCTCTACCTAGTGACTGTAAATACCGACCTCACCACAGTGGATCTTATAGCATTTTCTGGCTACAAATATGTGGG GATGATATCGGGAGTTCTGTCTGGCCTCCTCTTTGGGAAGACCGGATACTACATCGTCCTAAGCTGGTGTTGTGTCTCCATAGTATTTTTCATG ATTCGAACCTTGAGGTTAAAGATCCTGTCAGAAGCGGCAGCAGAGGGCGTCCTGGTACGCGGTGCCAGGAACCAGTTGCGTATGTACCTGACCATGGCGATCGCTGCAGTGCAGCCCCTCTTCATGTACTGGCTGACATACCACCTAGTGAGATGA